The nucleotide sequence AATGATTCAATTCTtcctttttaaagcttctttccATGAGGCTATGTTCACGCTGGGGTGCTAATGCATACATGGGTCACTCTTTCCAcgtgcacattatttatttatttatttatttatttatttatttatttatttatttatttatttatttatttatttatttataccctcctttcagccaaaggccctcaaagcaacttacaaaaaacacaaatataaaaatacaatataaaacacatcaataaaacaatataatttacaaatacaatttacaatttaaaTCAAGTTAGGAGTGGTCTCTCTCAGTAAGGTGTTTTTGTTGCACTTAAAGCTTTTGCGTGCCTTCATCCACGCATGAGAGATTTCAGCTTTATGCCTGCAGCATCTGCCTTGATGTTTCCTGTCCACACTAGTGGGTGGTGCTTGGTGGGATGGATTCGCACTGTGTGCTGTTGTCTCTTCCCCTCAGTTAGTACTTTGCCACCCACCATAAGTTCTGGAAGCCTTGTGTCCATTGTGGGCATGCACACAGGCAGGTGCTTACCAGTTGGTGTGCTCCTTTATATtagtttttgaaataaaatatttcaatttACCAGGTTTGCACAAAACAGCAGTCCAAAAaaatcatattcactaataggcaaaaaaccttgcggtttaagaatgtacctctagcccacagatatttctaccagactttaaaaagcagggaaattgggcagctatagtgaatgcaccaagggagcaggagacctgacctcctctctgagatattggattgccctacaaagttgtcaaaatgcaaacaccatttgggttggtctttcacagtccaatccacttcctgtgtagtttgggaggatttggtaacatgtagcTCAGTGGAGGAGCTTCTGCCTTtcgtacagaaggtcccaggttcaatccccaatggcacctccaggtacggctgggagagattccctgtctgaaaccctggagagcaggtgccggtcagtgcagacagtatggagctaggtgggccaagggtctgactcagtataaagccgcTTGCTATATTCCTAAGGGCACTTTTAATGTTTAATACAAATGTATTTTGCAAGAGCAGTTTGGCGTAAAAGAGTTGTTTTTAAAGGTAGCCTGCATCCATTGTTTTCCACAAAATGGAAGTAGTGGGTATGGGGATAGACAGGACCCAGTGAAACGTTGCCACCCATGCAAAAAAACAATGCACtttaatattgttatgggtttgggagtTGAGATAGATGGTTTCTAACAGTCCCCCTTCCAGCCTctcatttggaaccctgcaccagAAGGTGGGCCCTGCAGTGGAGAAACCCACTCCTGCTTGTCAGATGAGTCCTCTTTGTTAGTCTAAGTTAgactggccaggtgagttaatgggcctatcaagtgccccttaactgggccagggagatcccctTGTTACTGAAACTGTTCAGGAGCGccctctgtgacgcccttccctggctctccctgtcaggttcctacctgctcgtggctactgcctgtcactaggcaccaccagggactccaccagtccctccttctccacactctcctgacaaacaccaccaaacacctctcaaacacctctcagacaacccactcacgtccacccagattcaactgtcatccttccatttatactctcagccatccaaaacctcagccaatcatccagcattctactgcccatttactcccccctcctctttcattccacttaccatgtatctcctagacaaacagcacttaccatatatacgctaatacaggaacatcacaccctcccccttcctgaggccaacaagaggtttgtgttttgggttgagtcagaggaaaggctgggagctggaggcagacagagaggATGGCTCTCTGCAttgtggctttaggatgcctcctgtaagcctgatggaaatgcAAGCTcttttggactgctgatgccttgaatccctccatcttaagctcaggttagaATGTGCATAAATACATAAACCATATTTCTTaaggacaccacagtctccgctgaccttctttcccaggaaaccaaaccctgggaaagcacagggacccctggagatctgtcACTGCTCGGAGATGTgggtggcgcacaacaatattaCTCCCACAGATCGggagattacccaatcaaaaaatgagatgagattagtctcCTTGAAAAGCCCCCATATCATTTGTCCCATTTGCTGGTGCGCAGGTCAGGTCCTGGGGGGGGCTTGAGGGCAGTGGTGGAACAGATCACATCTCTGCCTCCCTTTCGGAGGTAGTGGTGCCAAATGGAGTGGACGGCTGCCCTTCTGAACATGGCAGCATGTGAGATGGAACAAGATGGATCCTTTTTGTCCCTTGCTGGGAAACTCAGCGCCCCTAtgttgggatggggaggggatgtcAAAAGTCAAGTGGTAGAACATGTAAGGGGTCTGAGGTTCAGTCCGTAGTGACTTCCAGGTTGgggccagagagctttggctatggggcggtatataaatacaataaataaataaataaataataaataaaccctggagagccactgctggtcagtgcaggCGATACTGAGCTGAGCGGGTCTGGCTGGGTAGAAGGCAGATTCCTACATTCTGACCTTCCAACCAATATAGGCTCTCTCACTCtagaaggtgtggggagcattCACAGAGGGCTGCTCTGCAAAACATGGACCAGCCTTTGGGGGCGAGGAGTGGGCCTGaccctgctgtggtcctgatgaGTCTCTTTCTTTCAGGCTTTCACACCTGGCAGTTGGCGTGTGGCTGCGAGATCCACGAAGACGGCCGGAGAGAAGGTTATTGCCAGTACGGCTACGACGGGAAGGACTTCCTCTCCTTCGACAAGGAGACGCTCACCTGGACGGCAGCAGATGTGCCGGCCCAGTTTACCAAGCGGAACTGGGAGGTTGACGTCACTTGGTCTCGTCATTTGAAGTTCTACCTGGAGGAGGAGTGCCCTGATTGGCTGCCGAAactcttggagtgtggaaaggaggagctgcagaggaAAGGTGAGGGGTTAGTTCTTGCATGCTTAACTCTCATCTCCCTCTAACCCCTCCAgcagttgttggattccaactcccattattattattattattattattattattattattattattattattattattattattatttcctttagaTACTGCTTAACTGCTGAattgcttctaagcagtttatcaCTATAATATCAACTATAAACCccacatataattaaaatacagcatGTTGGCAACCctaggtctacactgactgggactCAGTGTTCCCAGCCCTGCGTGAGGATGCTGAGGATCGAGCTTCCTGCACGCAAGAGGAGCAATTATAAGCATCGGAGACCCTGGAGAGAATAGCATTTCCTGGTCCTCCTTGCAAAGTGAACTCCTATTTAGAGAGATCTGAACCCAGGTCTGGCAGATGCAACAATGCCAGTTGCTGCTGACTGAGGCACAATTTCAGCGCAACAAGATGCTGGAGGAGCCTGGGAGATCCCCTTCTTTGGAGTTTTGTCTTTTTGGGATACTGAAAACGGGTGTGATATTAACTGACTgcatcaggggtagggaaccttggaTTCTGGGGGCCCAATGTGCCCCCTAAGCCTCTCTTtctgaccctcaggactctccccatgcCCCACCCCTCACCGGCCCTACTTCATATCCCCCTTGAGTATGTccgtctggctggaatgtgtccttgaaactCTGATAATCTCTCTTCTATATACCCATTTGTGGGTGTACAGgaagtacaaagataaaatttacatttgttgctccacccacttccaCCTCTGCCCTGCCCATCTCTGGCTTGTgaccctggaaggctgccccaAAGGGAATGCAGCATTCAGGCTGAAAAGGGCTACCTGCAGCCGGGGTGGGGGAGGGTGTTCatcaggtggtctcccattcaggcactgaccagaccgaaATTCGCAACGTCAGAGCCTGCTTTGGGATCTCCAGCCTCCAACCCGGGTGTTGGGATTCGTTAGCTCCAGAGGCTCCCTTCCTAACATTAAAGGGGAGCACCCACCCTGCCAGCCACTGGAAAAGTGCtcatattatgcattttaatgccaACATTGCCATTTTTACAGACCCTCCAAAGGTGAAAGTTACACGCATGGCAGGTCAGGATGAGCTGGAAACTCTCATCTGCCAGGCCTACGGCTTCTACCCCAAGGAGATCGACACCAcctggaggaaggacagggagGTCTTGGAGCAGCAGACTATCCGCAGGGATGTGGCACCCAACTCAGACGGGACGTACTACGCCTGGCTCAGCATCCAGATAGACCCTGAGGACAAGGACCACTACTGGTGCCACGTGGAGCATGATGGTCTTCTGGAGCCTCTAGACGTGGCTTTCAGGGAGCCTGGTGAgaggctgggggggagggagggctggctgGCTAGCTGGGAGAGTGGCATGCATGTGGCAGTTCTTCAGGGAGAATtacaaggccatctagtccaaccccctgctcaatgcaggaaatcaaattaaagcatccctgacaggtggatatcctgctgcctcttgaaggcctccagtgtcagagagcccgccGCCTctgtaggtcattggttccattgttgtaccgctctgacagttttcctgatgttcagtcgaaatctggctttttgcaacttgagcccattgttccatgtcctgcgctctgggatgatcgagaagagatcctggccctcctcttcgtggcaacctttcaagtacttggagtgctatcatataatatctcccctcagtcttctcttctccaggctaaacatgcccagttctttcagtctctcctcatagtgccttgtttccagtcccctaattatctgcattgccctcctctgaacctgttccagttcatctgcatctttcttaaagtgtgatgttcaGAAGTGGAggcagtactcaaggtgaggcctaaccagtgccaatagaggggaaccaatacttcccAAGATTTGGAAACgactgctaatgcagcctaacatagcatttgccttttttgcagccacatcacactgttggctcatgttcagcttgtgatcaacaacaaccccaagatccttcttgcatgtcgtattgctgagccaagtatctatcccccatcttataactgcatttggtttctttttcctaagtgtagaactttgcatttatccctgttgaattgcattctgtggttttcagcccaatgctctagcctctcaagttccctttgcattttgttcctgtcttccaaggtattagcttggatattattatcaataaaataataatggcaTAGAAGCACCGTGAGGAAAATGGGGCTGCCGAGAGGGTGGGTAGTCCACAGCTTCTTTGGGGAGAGGTGTGTAAAGCGTGGCTCCTTCTGCAGGCGGCGGTTCCATCTTGAATGGGGAACCAAATTCTGCTgcttgggagggggaaagagagaaggagagagaggcaggcagacagaTCCCCTCTTGTCTGCAAGGAGCACAAAGCAACTGGAAGAAAGTTCCCAAACTGTCCATATTAGGGTTTTGGGGCCTGGGGCAACCCAGACTTCTTTTTTGACAGAACTTATCAGGAGCTGCTGAGGGTGGGTTGATCTGATATCAGGGCAAAGGACTCTCTTTCTGCTTCTGTGGAGGTGCAGGATGATGTTACACAGAGAGTTCCTAGGCTCGTTTGGGGTGTGCCCATGTGCCCCTCTAActctgcccccctttttttcccttgCAGGTTCCTCATCTCATTCCATGGATGGCATGTACAGTGCATTGTGGGAGCCCAGCCAAGGACTGGTCCAGTTCAGTGGGGTAATGTATGTGGATGGCCAGCTCGCTACTTACTACGACAGCCAGACGAGGCGGGCCCAGCCTCGCATCTCATGGATGAAGAATGTGGAGAAGTACTATCCTCAGTTCTGGGATATAAACACTTGGAGATTTCAGAGCAGCGAGCAGAGGTTCAGAAGGGACCTGGTGAATCTGCAAAAACACTACAACCAGACCAGAGGTGAGCAATGGGCAGGGCAGGAACGTGTTCCCCTCCCCACATCCTCATCCTAGGGGCATAATGTTTCTAATTGGACAAATTGGGGGTAGAGAC is from Rhineura floridana isolate rRhiFlo1 chromosome 3, rRhiFlo1.hap2, whole genome shotgun sequence and encodes:
- the LOC133381678 gene encoding major histocompatibility complex class I-related gene protein-like isoform X4, encoding MLAARWTQGSDSVAGTFRSQTKMVALLLVLLGAFRFIASGSSSHSMDGMYSALWEPSQGLVQFSGVTYVDGQLATYYDSQTRRAQPRISWMKNVEKYYPQFWDINTWRFQSSEQRFRRDLVNLQKHYNQTRGFHTWQLACGCEIHEDGRREGYCQYGYDGKDFLSFDKETLTWTAADVPAQFTKRNWEVDVTWSRHLKFYLEEECPDWLPKLLECGKEELQRKDPPKVKVTRMAGQDELETLICQAYGFYPKEIDTTWRKDREVLEQQTIRRDVAPNSDGTYYAWLSIQIDPEDKDHYWCHVEHDGLLEPLDVAFREPGSSSHSMDGMYSALWEPSQGLVQFSGVMYVDGQLATYYDSQTRRAQPRISWMKNVEKYYPQFWDINTWRFQSSEQRFRRDLVNLQKHYNQTRDPPTVKVTLMAGHDGLETLICQAYGFYPKEIDTTWRKDRKVLEQETFRRDVAPNSDGTYYAWLSIRIDPEDKDHYWCHIEHDGLLEPLDVAFREPALKRSHLRSILGVVPAVVILLVLSGIIVYIRKQQRGGCTGTSAKYSVGAPED